Proteins from one Peromyscus eremicus unplaced genomic scaffold, PerEre_H2_v1 PerEre#2#chr22_unloc_1, whole genome shotgun sequence genomic window:
- the Abhd17a gene encoding alpha/beta hydrolase domain-containing protein 17A has protein sequence MNGLSVSELCCLFCCPPCPGRIAAKLAFLPPEPTYSLVPEPEPGPGGAGAAPSGPLRTSAATPGRWKIHLTERADFQYGQRELDTIEVFLTKSARANRIACMYVRCVPGARYTVLFSHGNAVDLGQMCSFYVGLGTRIGCNIFSYDYSGYGISSGRPSEKNLYADIDAAWQALRTRYGISPDSIILYGQSIGTVPTVDLASRYECAAVVLHSPLTSGMRVAFPDTKKTYCFDAFPNIEKVSKITSPVLIIHGTEDEVIDFSHGLALYERCPKAVEPLWVEGAGHNDIELYSQYLERLRRFISQELPSQRT, from the exons ATGAACGGCCTGTCGGTGAGCGAGCTCTGCTGCCTCTTCTGCTGCCCGCCCTGCCCGGGCCGCATCGCCGCCAAGCTCGCCTTCCTGCCTCCCGAGCCCACCTACTCGCTGGTACCCGAACCCGAGCCGGGGCCCGGAGGGGCCGGTGCTGCCCCCTCGGGACCCCTGCGGACCTCAGCGGCCACCCCTGGGCGCTGGAAGATCCACCTGACGGAGCGCGCTGACTTCCAGTACGGCCAGCGCGAGCTGGACACCATTGAGGTCTTCCTGACCAAGAGCGCGCGCGCCAACCGcatcgcctgcatgtatgtgcgcTGCGTCCCCGGTGCCAG GTACACAGTTCTCTTTTCGCATGGCAATGCAGTGGACCTGGGCCAGATGTGCAGCTTCTATGTCGGCCTGGGCACGCGCATCGGCTGCAACATCTTTTCCTATGACTACTCTGGCTATGGCATCAGCTCTGGCCGGCCCTCGGAGAAGAACCTCTACGCTGACATTGATGCAGCCTGGCAGGCCCTTCGCACCAG GTATGGCATCAGCCCGGACAGCATCATCCTGTATGGCCAGAGCATCGGCACGGTGCCCACGGTGGACCTGGCGTCGCGCTATGAGTGCGCTGCGGTGGTCCTGCACTCGCCTCTCACCTCGGGCATGCGGGTGGCCTTCCCTGACACCAAGAAGACCTACTGCTTCGATGCTTTCCCTAA CATCGAGAAGGTGTCGAAGATCACGTCACCGGTGCTCATCATCCATGGCACGGAGGACGAGGTGATCGACTTCTCACACGGGCTGGCACTGTATGAGCGCTGCCCGAAGGCCGTGGAGCCGCTGTGGGTAGAGGGCGCCGGGCACAACGACATTGAGCTGTACAGTCAGTACCTGGAGCGCCTGCGCCGCTTCATCTCCCAGGAGCTGCCCAGCCAACGCACCTAG